In a genomic window of Oncorhynchus keta strain PuntledgeMale-10-30-2019 chromosome 28, Oket_V2, whole genome shotgun sequence:
- the LOC118376090 gene encoding molybdate-anion transporter-like: MLVTAYLAMVVLLVLCVGLELTARRLTPPQPTPSAMGTNPAFRRFQTVFLRGYLLALSADWLQGPYLYKLYRHYSFLESQIAILYVVGLASCVLFAPVASWLPQVLGRRRTCLLFCVAYSACCLTKLSRDYFVLILGRVLGGLSTSLLSTAFHAWYVHRHADVHDFPKEWIPSTFTKAASWNHGLAMGAGLVANMLAEWLHLGPVAPFLLAVPCLGACGWVVLTDWGLEEKDGSLEGDNKKPLLGPSSSAPLARASARARFWRSCQEGLRCLLSDRRVMLLGGVQALFESVLYIFIFLWTPVLDPYGPPLGMVFSCLMAASMAGSLLYRLATSTRYRLQPGHLLCFSMLLAFFSFFMLIFSTAPGQPRPRESLLAFLLLELASGLYFPAVSFLHGRVIPEEKRAGVLVWFRLPLHLLACLGLLALHREVSGTGGGEGGSGTRHMFGGCAVLMLAALLAVVSLFTLGRNDVDLRLDGPKGEGDN; encoded by the exons ATGTTGGTGACAGCCTACCTGGCCATGGTGGTCCTACTGGTGCTATGTGTCGGACTGGAGCTAACGGCACGTCGCCTCACCCCACCTCAACCCACCCCCTCTGCCATGGGCACCAACCCTGCCTTCCGTAGGTTCCAGACCGTGTTCCTAAGAGGCTACCTCTTAGCCTTGTCGGCTGACTGGCTGCAGGGGCCATACCTCTACAAGCTCTACCGCCATTACAGCTTCCTGGAGTCCCAGATAGCCATCCTGTATGTCGTTGGCCTGGCCTCCTGTGTGCTGTTTGCCCCTGTGGCTAGCTGGCTTCCTCAG GTCCTGGGGCGGAGACGGACCTGCCTGCTCTTCTGCGTGGCCTACTCAGCCTGTTGCCTCACCAAGCTGTCCCGTGACTACTTTGTCCTGATCCTGGGTCGCGTGCTAGGAGGCCTGTCCACCTCTTTGCTCTCCACAGCCTTCCATGCCTGGTACGTGCACCGACATGCTGACGTCCACGACTTCCCTAAAGAATGGATCCCCAGTACCTTCACCAAGGCTGCTAGCTGGAACCACGGGCTAGCGATGGGGGCTGGGCTGGTGGCGAACATGTTGGCTGAGTGGCTCCACCTGGGGCCTGTGGCGCCCTTCCTCCTGGCCGTGCCCTGCCTTGGGGCCTGTGGCTGGGTGGTGCTGACTGATTGGGGcctggaggagaaggatggaagCCTGGAAGGGGACAACAAGAAGCCCTTGCTCGGTCCTTCTAGTTCAGCACCTCTGGCCCGGGCTTCTGCACGGGCCCGGTTCTGGCGCAGCTGTCAGGAAGGCCTCCGCTGTCTCTTATCAGACAGACGGGTGATGCTTCTAGGAGGAGTCCAGGCTCTATTTGAGAGTGTCCTCTATATATTCATCTTCCTGTGGACCCCCGTCCTGGACCCCTATGGCCCTCCGCTGGGCATGGTCTTCTCCTGTCTGATGGCAGCCAGTATGGCGGGGTCCCTGCTCTACCGCCTGGCCACCTCCACCCGCTACCGCCTCCAGCCTGGGCACCTCCTCTGCTTCTCCATGCTGCTTGCCTTTTTCTCCTTCTTCATGCTCATCTTTTCCACTGCACCGGGCCAGCCCAGACCCCGCGAGTCCCTGCTGGCCTTCCTGCTGCTGGAGCTGGCCAGTGGCCTCTACTTCCCTGCTGTCAGCTTCCTCCATGGGAGGGTGATCCCAGAGGAGAAGAGGGCTGGGGTGCTGGTCTGGTTCAGGCTGCCTCTGCACCTTCTGGCCTGCCTGGGGCTACTGGCGCTCCACAGGGAGGTGTCGGGGACCGGAGGGGGCGAGGGCGGTAGTGGAACCAGGCATATGTTTGGTGGTTGTGCTGTTTTGATGCTAGCTGCACTCTTGGCTGTGGTCAGTCTCTTTACACTGGGAAGGAATGATGTGGATCTCAGACTGGATGGGCCCAAAGGAGAGGGAGATAATTGA